The Henckelia pumila isolate YLH828 chromosome 2, ASM3356847v2, whole genome shotgun sequence genome includes a window with the following:
- the LOC140881204 gene encoding UDP-glucose 6-dehydrogenase 2-like isoform X1: MLLKHSKTMVKICCIGAGYVGGPTMAVIALKCPSIEVVVVDISVPRITAWNSDQLPIYEPGLDDVVKQCRGKNLFFSTDVEKHVFEADIVFVSVNTPTKTRGLGAGKAADLTYWESAARMIADVSKSDKIVVEKSTVPVKTAEAIEKILTHNSKGINYQILSNPEFLAEGTAIDDLFKPDRVLIGGRETPNGLKAVQTLKEVYAHWVPEDRIITTNLWSAELSKLAANAFLAQRISSVNAMSALCEATGADVTQVAYAIGKDSRIGPKFLNSSVGFGGSCFQKDILNLVYICECNGLPEVAEYWKQVIKINDYQKSRFVNRIVSSMFNTVANKKIAILGFAFKKDTGDTRETPAIDVCKGLLGDKAQLSIYDPQVTKDQIQRDLSMDKFDLDHPLHTQPMSPTTIKKVSVVWDAYEATKDAHAVCILTEWDEFKMLDFQRIYDNMQKPAFVYDGRNIADVQKLRKIGFVVYSIGKPLDAWIKDLPAVA, encoded by the exons AT GTTGTTGAAACATAGTAAAACTATGGTGAAGATTTGCTGTATTGGAGCAGGGTATGTGGGAGGCCCTACCATGGCCGTGATAGCGCTGAAATGCCCTTCAATTGAAGTGGTGGTTGTTGATATATCTGTCCCGCGAATTACTGCTTGGAACAGCGATCAGCTTCCGATCTATGAGCCAGGTCTTGATGATGTGGTGAAGCAGTGCCGCGGGAAGAATCTTTTTTTCAGCACAGATGTGGAAAAACATGTCTTTGAGGCTGATATAGTCTTTGTTTCTGTCAACACTCCCACCAAGACTCGGGGTCTCGGTGCTGGGAAAGCAGCAGATTTGACATATTGGGAGAGTGCGGCTCGCATGATTGCCGATGTCTCCAAATCCGACAAGATTGTGGTTGAAAAGTCCACAGTACCTGTCAAAACGGCCGAGGCAATTGAAAAAATTTTGACACACAACAGCAAAGGAATTAACTATCAGATTCTCTCGAACCCCGAATTTCTTGCTGAGGGCACTGCCATTGACGATCTTTTTAAACCAGACAGGGTCCTTATTGGAGGCAGGGAAACCCCAAATGGCCTTAAGGCAGTTCAAACACTGAAGGAAGTTTACGCCCATTGGGTTCCTGAAGATCGTATCATTACCACTAATTTATGGTCTGCGGAGCTATCAAAGCTCGCTGCTAATGCCTTTTTGGCTCAAAGAATTTCCTCAGTCAACGCCATGTCTGCTCTCTGTGAGGCTACTGGAGCCGATGTTACCCAAGTAGCTTACGCTATCGGTAAAGACTCGAGAATTGGCCCCAAGTTTCTCAACTCTAGTGTTGGCTTTGGTGGCTCATGCTTCCAAAAAGATATCCTCAACCTAGTATACATCTGTGAGTGCAATGGTCTCCCCGAGGTTGCTGAATATTGGAAACAAGTTATTAAGATTAACGATTATCAAAAGAGCCGATTCGTCAACCGCATAGTTTCATCCATGTTCAACACAGTCGCCAACAAGAAAATAGCGATCTTGGGTTTCGCCTTCAAGAAGGATACCGGTGACACAAGAGAGACTCCAGCTATCGATGTCTGTAAAGGTCTATTAGGTGACAAGGCTCAATTGAGCATATACGATCCTCAGGTCACCAAGGACCAAATCCAGAGAGACCTTTCCATGGACAAATTTGATTTGGATCATCCCCTTCATACCCAGCCGATGAGCCCCACCACAATCAAGAAAGTTTCTGTGGTTTGGGATGCGTACGAGGCAACGAAGGATGCTCATGCTGTCTGTATTCTCACCGAGTGGGATGAGTTTAAAATGCTCGATTTCCAGAGGATATATGACAACATGCAGAAACCAGCCTTTGTTTATGATGGGAGAAACATTGCTGATGTGCAAAAGCTAAGGAAAATTGGATTCGTTGTCTACTCAATTGGTAAGCCACTTGATGCATGGATCAAAGACTTGCCCGCGGTCGCGTGA
- the LOC140881204 gene encoding UDP-glucose 6-dehydrogenase 2-like isoform X2, which yields MVKICCIGAGYVGGPTMAVIALKCPSIEVVVVDISVPRITAWNSDQLPIYEPGLDDVVKQCRGKNLFFSTDVEKHVFEADIVFVSVNTPTKTRGLGAGKAADLTYWESAARMIADVSKSDKIVVEKSTVPVKTAEAIEKILTHNSKGINYQILSNPEFLAEGTAIDDLFKPDRVLIGGRETPNGLKAVQTLKEVYAHWVPEDRIITTNLWSAELSKLAANAFLAQRISSVNAMSALCEATGADVTQVAYAIGKDSRIGPKFLNSSVGFGGSCFQKDILNLVYICECNGLPEVAEYWKQVIKINDYQKSRFVNRIVSSMFNTVANKKIAILGFAFKKDTGDTRETPAIDVCKGLLGDKAQLSIYDPQVTKDQIQRDLSMDKFDLDHPLHTQPMSPTTIKKVSVVWDAYEATKDAHAVCILTEWDEFKMLDFQRIYDNMQKPAFVYDGRNIADVQKLRKIGFVVYSIGKPLDAWIKDLPAVA from the coding sequence ATGGTGAAGATTTGCTGTATTGGAGCAGGGTATGTGGGAGGCCCTACCATGGCCGTGATAGCGCTGAAATGCCCTTCAATTGAAGTGGTGGTTGTTGATATATCTGTCCCGCGAATTACTGCTTGGAACAGCGATCAGCTTCCGATCTATGAGCCAGGTCTTGATGATGTGGTGAAGCAGTGCCGCGGGAAGAATCTTTTTTTCAGCACAGATGTGGAAAAACATGTCTTTGAGGCTGATATAGTCTTTGTTTCTGTCAACACTCCCACCAAGACTCGGGGTCTCGGTGCTGGGAAAGCAGCAGATTTGACATATTGGGAGAGTGCGGCTCGCATGATTGCCGATGTCTCCAAATCCGACAAGATTGTGGTTGAAAAGTCCACAGTACCTGTCAAAACGGCCGAGGCAATTGAAAAAATTTTGACACACAACAGCAAAGGAATTAACTATCAGATTCTCTCGAACCCCGAATTTCTTGCTGAGGGCACTGCCATTGACGATCTTTTTAAACCAGACAGGGTCCTTATTGGAGGCAGGGAAACCCCAAATGGCCTTAAGGCAGTTCAAACACTGAAGGAAGTTTACGCCCATTGGGTTCCTGAAGATCGTATCATTACCACTAATTTATGGTCTGCGGAGCTATCAAAGCTCGCTGCTAATGCCTTTTTGGCTCAAAGAATTTCCTCAGTCAACGCCATGTCTGCTCTCTGTGAGGCTACTGGAGCCGATGTTACCCAAGTAGCTTACGCTATCGGTAAAGACTCGAGAATTGGCCCCAAGTTTCTCAACTCTAGTGTTGGCTTTGGTGGCTCATGCTTCCAAAAAGATATCCTCAACCTAGTATACATCTGTGAGTGCAATGGTCTCCCCGAGGTTGCTGAATATTGGAAACAAGTTATTAAGATTAACGATTATCAAAAGAGCCGATTCGTCAACCGCATAGTTTCATCCATGTTCAACACAGTCGCCAACAAGAAAATAGCGATCTTGGGTTTCGCCTTCAAGAAGGATACCGGTGACACAAGAGAGACTCCAGCTATCGATGTCTGTAAAGGTCTATTAGGTGACAAGGCTCAATTGAGCATATACGATCCTCAGGTCACCAAGGACCAAATCCAGAGAGACCTTTCCATGGACAAATTTGATTTGGATCATCCCCTTCATACCCAGCCGATGAGCCCCACCACAATCAAGAAAGTTTCTGTGGTTTGGGATGCGTACGAGGCAACGAAGGATGCTCATGCTGTCTGTATTCTCACCGAGTGGGATGAGTTTAAAATGCTCGATTTCCAGAGGATATATGACAACATGCAGAAACCAGCCTTTGTTTATGATGGGAGAAACATTGCTGATGTGCAAAAGCTAAGGAAAATTGGATTCGTTGTCTACTCAATTGGTAAGCCACTTGATGCATGGATCAAAGACTTGCCCGCGGTCGCGTGA